Proteins encoded together in one Diabrotica undecimpunctata isolate CICGRU chromosome 3, icDiaUnde3, whole genome shotgun sequence window:
- the LOC140437000 gene encoding uncharacterized protein isoform X1: protein MLADLNLPGLTVPDIKAKIKTIRTRYGAELCKIKNSERSGASADDVYEPRLFWFKLADVFLRNICTPKASSSNLKELESTRKGISGKATDDSQHLEQREQQTEQTAHIQDTETTSPNMIATSSAVITSTPKNTKGRKRSLNTTVSGVQDAIKQLKTLSEENKQDLNKFDVFCDSLAIQLKKMPLDRALICQEQLQKVMTQERLFQLSSHPQSHSSMSSRSPADYQQSIPTSGRYSAMSSAQSSTHSRQSQNHYYQSTEKDDDYESTQYNSDVLSDALSSAGLIVGDDLMPL, encoded by the exons ATGCTGGCCGATTTAAATTTGCCTGGATTAACTGTACCCGACATCAAggcaaaaataaaaactattagAACACGTTATGGAGCAGAACTTTGCAAGATAAAAAATTCAGAAAGAAGTGGAGCTAGTGCTGATGACGTTTATGAACCCCGACTATTCTGGTTTAAACTTGCAGACGTGTTTCTACGCAACATATGCACTCCAAAAGCAAGTTCTTCAAACTTGAAG GAGTTAGAATCGACGAGAAAGGGCATTTCTGGAAAAGCAACCGATGATAGCCAACATTTGGAACAACGTGAACAGCAAACTGAGCAAACAGCACACATTCAGGACACTGAGACAACATCTCCAAATATGATTGCAACGTCTTCGGCGGTAATTACGAGTACTCCAAAAAACACAAAGGGGCGTAAACGTTCCCTCAATACTACCGTTTCGGGGGTTCAGGACGCAATAAAACAATTGAAGACACTATCGGAAGAAAATAAGCAGGATCTGAACAAATTCGACGTGTTTTGTGACAGCCTTGCTATACAGTTGAAAAAAATGCCTTTAGATAGGGCTCTTATCTGTCAAGAACAGCTACAGAAAGTGATGACACAAGAACGACTCTTCCAACTCTCATCACACCCTCAGTCTCACTCATCCATGTCGTCCAGGTCACCTGCTGATTATCAACAGTCGATACCAACTTCAGGCCGGTACTCTGCGATGTCATCAGCGCAAAGCAGCACACATTCACGGCAGTCACAAAACCATTACTACCAATCTACCGAAAAAGATGACGATTATGAAAGCACTCAATATAACAGTGATGTTTTGTCCGATGCCCTTTCTTCAGCGGGATTAATAGTTGGTGATGATTTAATGCctttataa
- the LOC140437000 gene encoding uncharacterized protein isoform X2: MSLSKELESTRKGISGKATDDSQHLEQREQQTEQTAHIQDTETTSPNMIATSSAVITSTPKNTKGRKRSLNTTVSGVQDAIKQLKTLSEENKQDLNKFDVFCDSLAIQLKKMPLDRALICQEQLQKVMTQERLFQLSSHPQSHSSMSSRSPADYQQSIPTSGRYSAMSSAQSSTHSRQSQNHYYQSTEKDDDYESTQYNSDVLSDALSSAGLIVGDDLMPL; this comes from the coding sequence GAGTTAGAATCGACGAGAAAGGGCATTTCTGGAAAAGCAACCGATGATAGCCAACATTTGGAACAACGTGAACAGCAAACTGAGCAAACAGCACACATTCAGGACACTGAGACAACATCTCCAAATATGATTGCAACGTCTTCGGCGGTAATTACGAGTACTCCAAAAAACACAAAGGGGCGTAAACGTTCCCTCAATACTACCGTTTCGGGGGTTCAGGACGCAATAAAACAATTGAAGACACTATCGGAAGAAAATAAGCAGGATCTGAACAAATTCGACGTGTTTTGTGACAGCCTTGCTATACAGTTGAAAAAAATGCCTTTAGATAGGGCTCTTATCTGTCAAGAACAGCTACAGAAAGTGATGACACAAGAACGACTCTTCCAACTCTCATCACACCCTCAGTCTCACTCATCCATGTCGTCCAGGTCACCTGCTGATTATCAACAGTCGATACCAACTTCAGGCCGGTACTCTGCGATGTCATCAGCGCAAAGCAGCACACATTCACGGCAGTCACAAAACCATTACTACCAATCTACCGAAAAAGATGACGATTATGAAAGCACTCAATATAACAGTGATGTTTTGTCCGATGCCCTTTCTTCAGCGGGATTAATAGTTGGTGATGATTTAATGCctttataa